In Rhipicephalus microplus isolate Deutch F79 chromosome 9, USDA_Rmic, whole genome shotgun sequence, one genomic interval encodes:
- the LOC142771573 gene encoding prenylated Rab acceptor protein 1-like, which translates to MDREQGDVGDPFDSATPKLPEPKLPEPTPSDDATAVAPRFPTPMPQRRRFFPAAAREESDLVRSTTSWCWEQIERAQPWDVFLNPWKVSFPRSFGEFASRLPSNLDAFRGNYFVVLLIILAFTVTDEWMAVLAVAAVALVCAALKLHEEGDNATFWGTETAMFGGKIQRLVVAAAVALPLFYYADMWTAVTWSFEATTAVVIVHATLHAGPGIAAELAKKLEVIPEEGDMPPL; encoded by the coding sequence ATGGACCGCGAGCAAGGCGACGTCGGAGATCCCTTCGACAGCGCCACCCCGAAGCTTCCGGAGCCGAAGCTACCGGAACCAACACCTTCGGACGATGCCACGGCCGTCGCCCCTCGATTTCCCACGCCAATGCCTCAGCGGAGGCGCTTCTTCCCGGCCGCCGCTCGGGAAGAGTCGGACCTGGTCCGCTCCACGACCTCCTGGTGCTGGGAGCAGATCGAGCGCGCCCAGCCTTGGGACGTCTTCCTGAACCCCTGGAAAGTGTCGTTTCCGAGGTCGTTCGGGGAGTTTGCCAGCCGTCTGCCGTCGAACTTGGACGCGTTTCGCGGCAATTACTTTGTCGTGCTGCTCATCATCCTGGCGTTCACGGTCACCGACGAGTGGATGGCGGTGCTGGCCGTCGCTGCAGTGGCCCTGGTCTGCGCCGCTCTCAAACTGCACGAGGAAGGGGACAACGCGACCTTCTGGGGCACGGAAACCGCCATGTTCGGCGGCAAGATCCAAAGGCTGGTGGTGGCTGCGGCGGTCGCGCTGCCACTCTTCTACTACGCGGACATGTGGACCGCGGTCACGTGGTCCTTCGAAGCCACCACGGCCGTCGTCATCGTCCACGCCACCCTTCACGCCGGGCCTGGGATTGCCGCCGAGTTGGCGAAGAAGCTGGAGGTCATTCCCGAGGAAGGAGACATGCCGCCCCTGTGA